Below is a genomic region from Plasmodium relictum strain SGS1 genome assembly, chromosome: 13.
aacacagcatatatatttattattattctttgtctattatataaatataaaaatagactcattatttaatgatatataatatttttttaaaaataaataaaataataaatcatatatatattagttaaaaattatttgaataattgttttcattttaaattgttatcacaatttaaaaaaaaaaataaaataaatcgataaattaaaaacaaatgtATTctaaaaagattaaaaaaaaaggaaatacaaaaaaaaaaaaaaaatagaaatcggtacacaaaaaaaaaatattatttatatttttttatataaaatactatttttttttttttttttgttttttctcaatttagtaaaaaaaattttactttgtttaataatataaaattttcttttttgtgaAAACAAACATtcattattttactttttttttttttttttaaacataaaaatatcatatatatatatgacaacataaagaattaaaaatacacagtaaaatataaagaaacaATAAAACTAGGAAAGATTAAATGTGTaaattaatacatttttttaatttataccattaattaattattttttcaaataattaaaaaataaatttgataCCATTAGTTATAAAAAGATTTTGTTTGTATGTATGAAAAAACATAAGaaagtataaataattaGTAAACCATTTtgataaaagaatatttttttcatattttcttattataaacggaatctttttattttctattgtTGCACAATggcttttaattaaatttactaCTTCAGTGTATtctaatatttctttttcatcacATTCTTCTTCAAcctaaataaaagaataaaaaagtaaattttgtaaaaaaaaaaaaaaaaaaggttgaatatattattaaatgtaattattaaaaaaaaaaaaataagacttattttcctttttttttttatttcattaccAAACTTGCTAAATCATAAATTATACTGTTAATAAAGTGTAAAGGTAATTTATTTCTCCAATTAATTAACCAACTTTTTGTAGGTATCCAGTAATCTAAattgaaatagaaaaaaaaaagaaaaaaaaagtagaataaagaatacaaaaaaaaaaaaaaaataaaataaataaaaatatatttttaacaaaattttgatgtatttttaataaaaaaacaaaataaaaaaaaagtaaaaataaataaaaacctTTTAATTTGGGGGAATcacatatataattattttttaagatatCATGTAAATTATGAATAGAAAAGAAAACATctttattctttataatcatataaattaaattataattgtcatttaaattatatgacaaaatattatttataaaatctAATAAGAGAAATAGCGAATAAAAATGGTGCTGAGAAGATAATATCCActccttttttaaaattttctttaaaatattaattatgcATTCACACGAGTATGTATTCATTGACTTAATATAAACACTTATATTAGTTAAAATAGTAATAGACATATCTATTATTCGTTcaaactttaaaaaataaatattatcattaattaATGTATATAAGACAAATACTAAAAAATCTACATAATTATCAAATTgatctatattttttaaaaaatgtaatttaatttttttatcatacaTTTGATTTAATTTCTTACAAATAGTTGATTTAGAcgatatttttaatataatgaacaagcaaatataaattataccATCAATTTTTCGAATATTAAATTCATTGCATTTATTAGAatgattaaaattttcattattataaataaatttttcttcatttacgtttttattatcaataGTAATTATTTCATTCTTTTTAACATTTGCATGTGCTtgtatttccttttttctttGATTATTAAAGCACAACAATATATACAgtatgtaaaataaaaaaatattactattattttttttcatatatttaatgaaaagcttattattattcataatatTCCATATTAAACATAAGTAATTACCTATGAATagtaaattttcattatagtTTTCAATATATAACTTATAACTCACTAGTATGTTTAATGAtcctttataaatatattctaCATTACTTAATTCTAATTTGCGTAGCATTTCCAAATATACATTGTTagtataaaatttttctactttattttttttttttaaataaatataacaattattttttttcttttcgttctttatatatttttcctttttctctaattcattttctaaattattaaactctttcttattttcatttaaatctaaattgatattttcattattttcattttctatatttttactacTAGAAGATGACTCATCAGATGtatcattatatataatagttTCAAAAGAGGATGAACTTTTAATGCTTTCTTCGCTATTTCTTTTTGATTGAGttatcttttctttttctttttctttttctttacataaaatatttccAGTCATCttatgatttttattttcatttacttgagtatttttaatatttaagaacatttttttatcatttaataatttatgtaaatCTTTTTgatgttctttttttttcccattttctttgttattcttcttattattatttgcttttttcatataaaaaattcttcttgatttataaaagaattttgCTGCACTATTCATATAatgaactttttttttatcttctaaAGTGAACGGACTAAAATCAATTAATATATTCAGAATTATAATgcataaattataaaattctaaatatatatcattataaaaaaaaaaattgaagtaGTTAAATTCGTTTTCAAATATAGTATTTAAcaatgacaaaaaaaaattagatgtAAAATAAACTTCTCCactagtaaataaaaataaatataaatttttttcttttaaaaaactaTTATCATCATAATACATATAAGAACTTAGTAATATTAGTAagcattttaaaatttctattctatttttaattaattctaAATCTATATCATTATATAAAGTTACcctattcatttttttttgagaacTATTTGTGTCAACTGAAATAGAACAATTTACATAATTAGAATCATTCacaaatacatatttttttattttttcattagatgaatctaatatatttttgctattatttaattcatatttttctttattattatttagcATTTTAGAGTTAAAATCATTATTGCACCATTTATCTACATTTAATgagttttttcttttttcatctttaatataatttatatcatttaaaattatttgatcatttttattacttaaatttgtaaatttattatcattatattCTGTATTCTcatgaattaaaaatttattaaaccaaagtttatatatatcaataGTATTTTTTACTAAAACCTTTCctgattttttattacttttttttatacatacaTTTTCAGtgaataaaagaattaataaaaaattaaaaatatgaagaatTAGTATATTATTACAATTATAACTATGTTCATtcaaattttcaaaataatttttcttccacatcaaattaaaaatctcttttttattataattatactGAATAACAGGAAATAAgcaaagaaaaatttttatgcATATTTTACATTCatgtaaataattattatttgcatctattaaaaaaaaaaaaaaaaaattataaaataaaagaaaagctAAGATTATACATTTATGcaattgaaatatttttacatgatatatacataaaatattGCTAACATAATTTTCAGATAAATATTAAGgtgaaataattatataaataataggcaagagaaaaaaaatgagaaaaattCAAGTAACATATATCTATAATTACCTTGAAGAACTTTACTTAAagtattcattaaaaatttaaataagaaaGTTATGTTGTTTGAATTGTCTAcaacttttttaattaaataaaaatcatcACCACTTCTAAAATTTTCATCTAAATTTAGTAATTCTGcatataattcattttcttttaaactATTTTCGCTAATGTTTTGTAAAAAGAATTGAATATTTTTGCTATTACTATTCCCCATTacctaatttttttattattaatacaaaaaataaaataataataataataaaaatatgcaaaaaaaaaaaaaaaaaaatgtaaaactATTTTAACAATACTAAAAAaggataaaaatatattatgaacttaagaatattaaataaacattttaattaaaaatacaaaagtatttaatataatttaatattaaaaaattaaaaataatgatttcattaatagatatataggcaatttttttaattctttttgaaaaatttataagtttttatttttctcatgTACGTTTCTTGTGATCACTTCATGTTtaagtataaaaataaaaaaaaataaaaaaaaaaaaaaaaattatatatatatattacatatttatagtattttttttttaagaaaaagaattaacaaaatttatcttttgtgaatataatttattgaaaaatttattattttaaaaggaAACATATACAAAGATAATActatttgaatatttttaagcatttataatttaatatttatatataagaattatcaaaaaaatgtatttgtTAAGATTTTATTTAGACGAAAATGGAAAAAGAGTTTATACTATTAAGGTAAAGAGATAAAATTACAAATTAAATAtcatattcatattattatatgtacaaatatgaaaaataaatatatgtattaatatatatatatatatatatttttttttttaaaagccTGTTGTTGATGGTAAAATAACTTTCTCAGCTCATCCATGCCGATTTTCACCAGATGATAAATTTTCTTCTCAAAGAATTACGATTAAGAAAAGATATAACTTactataaaatttaactcaattttttataatagaaaaGGAGAAAAAGAGTGATTATTGTTGTAATTTCCATCAATGAAAAAAGAGCTTGAGAAAAATAcgaaagaaaaaagaattttttatgtatatatttaaaataacaaataGGAAAAtttaccaaaaaaaaaaaaaaaaacaatgaaAGAGTATTATATCtctaaaaaatgttaaaacaaaaatgagaattttaaaattattattatgaaattttagaaaaaaaaatataatagaaaataaaaattagctttaaaattatatatcccttttttttttttcttttccttttttatgtataatataaaaataataatatattttttaatatattttagcATATATTCCTTTTTCTTTAGTTAAAAGACATATTTGTATGTACTTTAAATTAATCTGAagaaaattctttttatgcatattaaaatttttatttattttatataaatattacaagagtttatttattctattttttaagtAATGCTGAATGTAAGTATAACTTAgaataattctttaaatgggaatagaattaaaatttacaATTTGTTttgcataatttttttttttatattgtaaaTGAatactaatattttttaaatcatttcaaaattttctttttctaatttaaaaaaaaaagtaagcTCTCCATAAATGTTAAAATAgcaaaattaaaaactaaaatttatttcttttttatattattatgtaAACGTGATCTATTCGTAAGaggaaattaaaaaaaaaaaaataaataaatataataatacattTTAATAGTAATTTTATGACAGTATATTTATtagataaatattaaaaatgaaaataaataaaatacattAATACTAGTAAAACATATGGAAGATATTgatgaaagaaaaagaaaattattaaaaatattgaagtGCATATTTAAAGGttttatttcaaatatttatttctttttaattttttttagaatttttaagaaaatgtTAAACTTTTAGtgtaataaattatattatttattaaaaaaataaaataaaataataataaatacattgattaataacaattataattgtaaaaaagttaaatgaaaacatatatatatctaaattGTTccataatatattattgttagtacaattttttttttttttttttggacaaacatttaattttatttgtttttttttttttttttgtgtatatTTAACTCTTTttaatcttatttttttttagttttgttaatatatattttaagaattatatatatatctctTAATGCATTCACACATTTATAac
It encodes:
- a CDS encoding H/ACA ribonucleoprotein complex subunit 3, putative — its product is MYLLRFYLDENGKRVYTIKPVVDGKITFSAHPCRFSPDDKFSSQRITIKKRYNLL